Proteins encoded within one genomic window of Rhodothermales bacterium:
- a CDS encoding fasciclin domain-containing protein: protein MCNPSFIASLYLAGAIVLAGCQPAAPEASFNDDFRDQGQANVVDNVSEMNILKIARSSPDHTTLAAAIDAAGLQHVLVNPGPLTVFAPTNAAFDALPAGTVEELLKPENKSKLAKIVTSHASPGTYKDSNLNPNMKIYLATGQYVSVEKRGDDTYVNGARILATIDASNGVVHVVDKVFLFPEM from the coding sequence ATGTGCAATCCATCCTTCATCGCATCCCTTTACCTGGCCGGCGCCATCGTGCTGGCCGGCTGCCAGCCCGCCGCCCCCGAGGCTTCCTTCAACGACGATTTCAGGGACCAGGGCCAGGCCAACGTCGTCGACAACGTGTCGGAAATGAACATCCTCAAGATCGCGCGCTCGTCGCCCGACCACACGACGCTGGCGGCAGCGATCGATGCCGCCGGCCTGCAGCACGTCCTGGTCAACCCTGGCCCGCTCACCGTGTTCGCCCCGACGAACGCCGCGTTCGACGCCCTGCCCGCCGGCACCGTAGAGGAACTCCTGAAACCGGAGAATAAATCGAAACTGGCCAAGATCGTCACCTCGCACGCTTCGCCCGGCACATATAAGGATTCCAACCTGAACCCCAACATGAAGATCTATCTGGCGACGGGACAATACGTGAGCGTCGAAAAACGGGGTGACGACACCTACGTGAACGGTGCCAGGATCCTTGCCACGATCGACGCGAGCAATGGCGTGGTCCACGTGGTCGACAAGGTATTCCTGTTTCCTGAGATGTAG
- a CDS encoding DNA alkylation repair protein, whose product MAEPLKNQFGADKPATIAGMIANVYPPFDVDAFLADALAGYEALDLTPRGRQIAVALRTHLPADYEEAVDILIASLGPKLASTESFGMAPFLYLPHVTFVATYGVDHFESSMRAQYELTQRFSAEFSIRAFLIAHPEATLARLRAWVDDPSPHVRRLVSEGTRPRLPWAQRLPAFQQDPRPVLALLERLKDDPELYVRRSVANNLNDIGKDHPALLVDTARRWMADASEQRAWVVRHALRSAVKRGDPEALSIIGFDGAAEVRIENARMEPEAPAIGETAYVAFDLIHAGADAQRILVDYCVHYVKANGKTSPKVFKLKTFELTPGERTAVRKALSLTQ is encoded by the coding sequence GTGGCCGAACCGCTCAAGAATCAGTTTGGTGCAGACAAGCCGGCCACGATCGCCGGCATGATCGCGAACGTGTATCCGCCGTTCGATGTAGACGCCTTCCTGGCCGATGCGCTCGCCGGCTACGAGGCGCTCGACCTGACGCCGCGGGGCCGGCAGATTGCAGTGGCACTGCGCACCCATCTGCCGGCCGACTATGAGGAGGCGGTGGACATACTGATTGCTTCGCTCGGCCCGAAGCTCGCGTCCACCGAGTCGTTCGGGATGGCTCCGTTTCTGTACCTGCCGCATGTCACCTTCGTGGCGACCTACGGGGTCGATCACTTCGAGTCGTCGATGCGCGCGCAGTACGAACTCACGCAACGATTCTCGGCCGAGTTCAGCATCAGGGCTTTTCTAATCGCGCACCCTGAGGCGACGCTCGCGCGGCTGCGCGCCTGGGTGGACGATCCGAGTCCGCACGTGCGGCGCCTCGTTTCCGAGGGCACGCGGCCCCGGCTGCCCTGGGCGCAGCGGCTGCCGGCCTTTCAGCAGGACCCGCGTCCGGTGCTGGCGCTGCTGGAACGCCTGAAGGATGATCCGGAGCTGTACGTGAGGCGCTCGGTGGCGAACAACCTCAACGATATCGGGAAGGATCACCCGGCGCTGCTGGTGGATACCGCCCGCCGGTGGATGGCGGATGCGAGCGAGCAGCGTGCCTGGGTCGTCCGGCATGCGCTACGATCGGCCGTGAAGCGCGGCGACCCGGAGGCCCTGTCGATTATCGGATTCGACGGCGCCGCGGAGGTGCGAATCGAAAACGCGCGGATGGAGCCGGAAGCGCCGGCGATCGGCGAGACGGCGTATGTGGCCTTCGACCTCATCCATGCGGGAGCCGATGCGCAACGCATTTTAGTGGATTATTGCGTTCATTACGTGAAGGCGAACGGGAAAACGAGTCCGAAAGTATTCAAGCTGAAAACCTTCGAACTCACCCCCGGGGAGCGCACCGCCGTACGAAAGGCGCTCTCGTTGACCCAGTAA